The following DNA comes from Erigeron canadensis isolate Cc75 chromosome 3, C_canadensis_v1, whole genome shotgun sequence.
AACTAATCGTGGGAGCAAATAAGAAACTTGGTACACCTCCATATAATATAAAGCCGTGCCTTTTGTTCCCGAATTTGCTTCGAACATCTCACGAGTGACCGTTGCTTCAATAACTTGAAGGCTGCTGAACTTGCCATTGCCATTAGAATTCTATATATAAGAGATCGAACAACTAGCTAGCTTGTAGAAAGATTTGAATGAAAAAGAGTACTTGTATATAATGAAATTGTTGTGTTATACATATGTAGTTGAAATGTTTCTCTATATATAGGCCTAACTAAAGCAACTTCCTCCTAGAATGGAAAACAACATTCTTAAAGACATTTACAACTTTTAGTACAAAATGTAcatgacatataagcattgttGTTCTAGATTGAGTCATTATTGCATTATACAAAGTGATACATATTAGTATGTGGTATATTTGCGTCCCATCTTTTCTAATTCTTCTATTTATTGGGGACCATAGGATAAGGGTAGAACTGCTTGATTGTCTCCTTGAACCAATGGCAcatagaagaaaaaaatatataatgacatATTGATGACATGTCATCAACCTTCCATATATCCTAACTATGCATGGTCAAATGGGGGGCCATTCATGTCTTGAAAAATGACTTGATAAGATAATCATAAACATACATGCATGTTTAGTTAGCACATGGTGTGTCAAACATGAATGATTGGTCAAAGAGTCAAACAAACcgtgttttattttacttaatatatatattgattgatgtGTAAGAGGCCAAGAGGTAGGGAAGTACACTCATGTGTGTTTTTGTGAAAACCTTCTTATAAATGCAGAAATCTAtctaaaatattgaaaatatatatgcaatgcacatttaatttgaaatataaatCAAGGGGAAATGGTGTTGTGTTGTTATAGTTGTATGTATGAACCGTGCCAGATCGTGTTGtccatggaaaaaaaaaattattggttgTGCACCTTAAAACTCCAcctattatctttttttaaaggttGTTATTTATACAATCATATTTTCTAAGCTAGCTTGCATAAGGAGTGCTATGGGCTTTTAACAAATCTATAGCCTTCGGgtcatcccatatatatattttttttatgaagtacttactttttataagtttacacaaatatataaacttgaGGAAGTTTATATATACTAGGCTCCACATAATAAAATATGAGGCCGGGATGGGATCGAGTATGTGGCTATTATGTATCTAGTTTAGAtatggaacccctcacatgtgtttttttaatccataaaaaacatgaggctcaattatttattcaaaatatatattaaagttcaTAAGTGAGGAGTTTTATACCTAACTTAGGTACATGACAACTACATCCCCAACTTTTTCCATAGAAAATTCGATAAAATGATAACCGTTTATTCATAAATGAAAACTTGAGAAACATAATAATGACTCATTAATTTCTTTCTTTGGTTAGTTTGACATTGTAAAGCAATTTCTTTATAATTAAGCTTATATGAAGTAGACCAAATATAATGGTAATGTCCATACAATGTTTGCCAATTAAGTCAccgtatgtatatattaaaattctaAGTTTTGTCtttgttgttttgtttctttgtcAATTTgtaatagatatataaatataaaggtGCACAGATTGGCCGGCCAAACATGTATTAAcatgttgtttgttttatacTGTTTATTTTAGGTGTACGTATCTGTGGCTCTCAGAGTTGTTGAAGTATAGTTACACGCTTTGGATATGAACATTATTAGACAATTTGTCATCATGCCCCAGCAAACATAGAGCTCAAAATTAGGTACAACTTGCAATTCACCTTGCCctaccatatatatgtatatatatgtctcCCCCATGTATGCATGGTATCAACTAATTATAACCTATCCCATGTAATTAAAATTAACTTATAAATGACCTTTTAACCCGTAAGTAATTATTCTTATCTAAGTTCAGTGTCGTCAACAAACAAATTTTGGAGCCAAATTCTCACGTTCTAGAATCCTTATTGACTAATTGTCACGTTCTGAAGCCAAATTCTTCCTCTTCAGAACGTGAGAATTTGTGGGACCCACTTGCtgctcttttttttaaaaaaaatatagctgtctttttttttttagaatttgtGAAATTCTATAAGTGAGAAATGATGTCGCGCGCGCTGAATTGGTAGTCCATAACGTGAGAGAATGGCGAGTAAAAGCTTCCGTCGTTCATTGGGTTGGGTTCTAATTAATTAGGCCGgtaaaagcttataaacttaAACGA
Coding sequences within:
- the LOC122593592 gene encoding small polypeptide DEVIL 14, translated to MAMASSAAFKLLKQRSLVRCSKQIREQKARLYIIWRCTKFLICSHD